AGGCGACCATCTCAGCAATCTAGGCGAAAACCCATATCTCATGAACACGCAACGAGCTGAATCGCCCCTACCATATGACCCAGATGCCGATCCAGATGTCTCGTATCCATATTCCAACGGCGAATACTTGTCAATACCCAACCAGACACAACAGATGCTACTTATGGAAGAACAGGGTGGTCAGTATTTGCAACAGAGAAACAGAGCTGTCGAAACGATAGAGTCTACCATCAACGAGGTCGGAAATTTGTTCCAGCAGTTGGCTACTATGGTAAGTGAACAGGGTGAACAGATACAGAGAATAGACGAAAATGTGGAGGACATCAGCTTGAACATCCTGGGAGCACAGAgagagttgttgaagtactACGCACATATAACCAGCAACAGAtggttgttcttgaagatctttggtGTATTGATagtgttcttcttcctctggGTGTTGGTGAGCTGATGAACTATATAGTATTTGTATCGCATACATAATAAGATGCAATGACTCTTAAAAACCTTCGTAGACGACATCTAAtaatatatatgtatatatacGATCATTATTACAGTTCATAGTTAACAATCTTTCCCAGCCTGTTCTAGATACTTGGTCTCATAGTTAAGTGTGGCTATAGTAAAAGCGTACTTGGGTCGTGCACCGATGCGAATGTCATGTACAGAAAAACGAATGAGAAGCTCCAGATAGTGGCACTTCATCCACTCTTTTTAGGGGCTAGACAACTTCGTTACACCAGCCAGTTTCTGGGGATAAGATCCTATAGATACAAGCGACATCTACTTCGTCTCATTGATACCAGCAATACGACTTGTAAGTAAACCGCGTATTAATTTTTAAAGCAGCGAGATTTTCGAATCTCATCGTTTCTTATCTCAATCGACACACACGAGTTTCCTCTTAAACAACGATACTAACTAATATCTGCAGGTATCCAACCAAGTCAACCAGCCAATATCTAGTAACAGGAGTGATAAGACCACACCACTTTGCCGAGTCGTCTACTGTCTTACACTATCTATCGATTCTTTCCAAACGCGCGAGTACAATCATATTTTTGACTTGTAAATACTCATAGCATCCAGCATTTTGAAACTGCTAAACATTGCACTATAATTATTCATTAGACCGTATAGAAAACAGAGCTAACAACATGTGGAACTACTTTTTCGGTGGCAACAGCCTGACTAAGAAGGAACTTCCCAAGAAGGCCATTGTTGAGTTGCGAGAACACATCAACACCTTGAATAAGAAACGTTCCCATTTGGAACAGCAGATGGCTGATCAGGAGGCCATTGCCCGTAAGAACCTCAGCACCAACAAGGCAGCCGCCAAGAAtgcattgaagaaaaagaagggCTACGAAGTCGCCTTGATCAAGACCGAGAACCAGATTGAATCCTTGGAAACCCAGTTGGGAGCCATCGAAGgtgccaacttgaacttggaaaccATGAAGGCAATGAAACAAGGTGCCAGTGCCATGAAACAGATACATGGCGAATACAACGTCGAAAAGGTGGAAGACACCATGGACGACATCAGAGAACAGGTTGAGTTGGCCGATGAGATATCAGAAGCCATATCCAGACCAGTTGGTACTGAGTTCgtagacgaagacgaattGGAGGAAGAATTGGCAGCATTACAAGCAGAAgagcaacagcaacaagTCCCAGCACAGAAGGCTGCTCCTGAAAAGCAACCGGCCCAACAGTTGCCTAGCTTCCCTACGGTGAACAAAGCTCAGCCAGAAGCTactgtggaagaagacgaagacgaagaagccTTGAAGGCATTGCAAGCCGAGATGGGCTTGTAACTTCAGAAGGTTTAGATTGTAGGTCATAGTCGTCCAGAATGTGGCATACGATTTTAGTTCATGACATAATTGTAATCTTTTTTATATTACTGTTTTCATTTATTGGGTTATTGGTGAAATACTACACCGATTGTTTGCTACTTACGATTGTTCGTTGATTATCTTTTGTGCGAGAGGCATTGTTCGCTATACATACGAGCAGGATGTTGTTCTATATACTTtgataataataataaGATATGTACTAGAAACGCATTGTTTATACATAGAAAGGTAGTATAGGGGAGATGTTCATTGTCTCATTTCCTTCCTCCCATCGAGACAAATATATTCACTATATGTGGAACAATTACAAGAGAAATTTGTTCATTAGGCAAACTCTAACTCTACAGTTATACCATCTtatcgatttcttcatattgCCTCCGTCTCTTACTTCACACAAACTAGAGTACACCGTTTACGGGATATGGCTAGATAATCCAGGTAAGCTGTGACATAAGCAGATTTCTGTTTTCCTGCATTTGCCATCTCCTAcaaattttttttgcaaaatttatATACGATGTTTTTCACTATCTCTACAATCACAGATACTCTTGAGCTCAAATTACAAACTTGGTAGTTCTGACTGTGTAGCATACCCAGATAGTGCCCAAGATGTTGTCGAGAAGTGTTGCGTCTTTGAAGCGAGCCAGAAGTCGCCAGCTTGCCTCTTCGGGTTTGCGCTCCATGACTACTCTCACATCTACAGCCAAACCACCTCTGTCTGTCTACTATATGCATCAGTTCCTCGAGCATTTGAAACTTCAAGAccaggaaatcaagaagagtCCTTCTATTCACAATAAAACTTTCTCAGAAATCATTGAAAATGAACCAGAATCCATTACAGATGAACAGAGACGTTTACGGGTATGGTCTTCTGACTACGATCCAGTAACTAGGTCGCCTTTTGCCAAAGACGTTTCCCATTTACAGTCACTTTTAGAGGTTCTTTTGACTAGCAAAAACTTCGACAGAGCTCGCAAGATCTTGGAGGCCATTCATCCTCTTTTATCAGAGCCTCATaccttcatcttctctgtGAACAAATACTTGCAGACATGGTCCCATGACCCCTCTGTTCATTACGGAGATCTTGAGCAATTTTTCTCCACAATGGAGCAGAGATACGGAATAACAGCCAATGAGCGGACTTTTGCGATTATTCTCGCCAAATACATTTCGGAAGATGGACCTTACATCCTGTACTTGAACCGTTTCTCTCAATCCAAAAAGACTCAAATATTGTCTTATATCGATGTCATCGGAGTTGAAGGTCTCATGAAAGTTTTTTCCGATAATAGCATCagcattgaagatgtcCCCGAGGATTTGGTGAACCTCTTCAGAGAAGTCAGAAACGAATTGAACGACAAGGAAACGTTAATATCAGAACCAGAATACTTCAACGACGATAATACAGAAGTACCAACCGTCGATAAGGATGCTGAATCGTTACGTGCTGTGGACTCGTTTGGGTTGAAAGTGATTAGACATACCCTTTTGGGATtaagagaagaagcagactCCAAAGAGATAGTCTCTATCATCAAGCAAATGGAGGACGGTTTGGGTAACCAATCATGGTCAGACGATGAAGCATCCAAGTTAGACTTTTTCAAAGTATACAAAACGTTAAAGACTGAAGAACAACGTGAGAAATTTAATAGTGGATTGCATTCGTTCAATCTTACCaggcaaagaagattggaGGTCAGAGGTGCCGATGGGGCTAAGGAAAAATGGAAGcatgaatttgaagaaatgcaAAAAAGAGGAGCATTGCCTTTGAACAAAGGATTGAACGCTCAATTATTCCAATGGTACAAGAACTTATTGCCATATGTCAaaaaagaagcagaaatGTGTCAAAAGCTAATGGATGGCAAAGTCTCCAAAACGGATCTTTCGCCGGACGAAAAGAAATTGTACAAGGACAGAGAATACTACGCCCCATACATGGTGCTTGTCCCTCCCGAGAAGATGTGTGTGATCACTATTcttgagttgttgaaattgaactcCACTGGTGGTATTGTAGATGGTATGAGAGCTGCCAGGGCTCTTATAT
This window of the Scheffersomyces stipitis CBS 6054 chromosome 6, complete sequence genome carries:
- the SNF7 gene encoding Vacuolar sorting protein SNF7 (Vacuolar protein sorting-associated protein VPS32) (Vacuolar sorting protein SNF7 (Vacuolar protein sorting-associated protein VPS32) Involved in derepression of SUC2 in response to glucose limitation involved in late endosome to vacuole transport~go_function molecular function unknown); translation: MWNYFFGGNSSTKKELPKKAIVELREHINTLNKKRSHLEQQMADQEAIARKNLSTNKAAAKNALKKKKGYEVALIKTENQIESLETQLGAIEGANLNLETMKAMKQGASAMKQIHGEYNVEKVEDTMDDIREQVELADEISEAISRPVGTEFVDEDELEEELAALQAEEQQQQVPAQKAAPEKQPAQQLPSFPTVNKAQPEATVEEDEDEEALKALQAEMGL